The following are encoded together in the Terriglobales bacterium genome:
- the dnaK gene encoding molecular chaperone DnaK: MGKIIGIDLGTTNSVVAVMEGNEPKVIANEEGGRTTPSVVGFTKTGERLVGQVAKRQAITNPENTVYSIKRFMGRRYDEVSEEMKMVPFKVVKDGDHVSVEINGKKHTPPEVSALILQKLRKAAEDYLGEKVTEAVITVPAYFNDAQRQATKDAGRIAGLDVKRIVNEPTAAAMAYGLDKKKDETIAVYDFGGGTFDISILEVGEGVIEVKATNGDTHLGGDNIDQRIVDWLVEEFKKEEGLDLRAKGNEMALQRLRDAAEKAKIELSTTLETEINLPFITADASGPKHLVKKLTRAKLEQMVEDIIHRSVGPCQQALKDAGLDAGKIDEVVLVGGQTRMPRIQKLVKELFGREPHKGVNPDEVVAVGAAVQAGVLAGDVKDLLLLDVTPLTLAIETHNPHRPWEGGVATPMIPRNTTIPTKKTETFSTAADNQSSVEIHVLQGERPLAKDNRTLGKFHLTGIPPAPRGLPQIEVTFDIDANGILNVTAKDMATSKDQKITITSSSGLSKEEVERMAKEAEAHAGEDRAKREEIEVRNHLDALVYNVERMLKEHGDKISGSEKENVEAALAEAKKALDGSDRAALDAASQRLTQASHKLAEQMYKAAQPQPGTQPGAEPGATNGAAGKKEQDVIDAEYVDVEEKK, from the coding sequence ATGGGCAAGATCATAGGAATCGACCTGGGAACCACCAACTCGGTCGTGGCGGTGATGGAGGGCAACGAACCCAAGGTCATTGCCAACGAAGAAGGAGGACGCACCACACCCTCGGTGGTGGGCTTTACCAAGACCGGCGAGCGGCTGGTGGGACAGGTGGCGAAGCGCCAGGCTATCACCAACCCGGAGAACACCGTTTACTCCATCAAGCGCTTCATGGGGCGGCGCTACGACGAAGTCAGCGAAGAGATGAAGATGGTCCCCTTCAAGGTCGTGAAGGATGGCGACCACGTTTCGGTGGAGATCAACGGTAAGAAGCACACGCCGCCGGAGGTCTCGGCGCTCATCCTGCAGAAGCTCAGGAAAGCGGCCGAAGACTATCTGGGTGAGAAAGTCACCGAGGCTGTCATCACGGTGCCCGCCTACTTCAACGACGCCCAGCGGCAGGCCACCAAGGACGCCGGGCGCATCGCGGGCCTGGACGTGAAGCGCATCGTCAACGAGCCCACGGCCGCCGCCATGGCCTATGGCCTGGACAAGAAGAAGGACGAAACCATTGCCGTCTACGACTTCGGCGGCGGTACCTTCGACATCTCCATCCTCGAAGTGGGCGAAGGCGTGATCGAGGTGAAGGCCACCAACGGCGACACGCACCTGGGCGGCGACAATATCGACCAGCGCATCGTGGACTGGCTGGTGGAGGAGTTCAAGAAGGAAGAGGGCCTGGATCTGCGCGCCAAGGGCAACGAGATGGCGCTGCAGCGGCTACGCGATGCCGCCGAAAAGGCCAAGATCGAACTCTCCACCACCCTGGAAACGGAGATCAACCTTCCCTTCATCACCGCCGATGCCAGCGGTCCCAAGCACCTGGTGAAGAAGCTGACGCGGGCTAAGCTGGAGCAGATGGTGGAAGACATCATCCACCGCTCCGTCGGTCCCTGCCAGCAGGCGCTGAAGGACGCCGGCCTCGATGCCGGGAAGATCGACGAAGTGGTGCTGGTGGGCGGCCAGACCCGCATGCCGCGTATCCAGAAGCTGGTGAAGGAGCTCTTCGGCCGTGAACCTCATAAGGGCGTGAACCCGGACGAGGTCGTGGCCGTGGGCGCGGCCGTACAGGCGGGCGTGCTGGCCGGCGATGTGAAGGACCTGCTGCTGCTCGACGTCACTCCGCTCACGCTGGCCATCGAGACCCACAATCCGCACCGGCCGTGGGAGGGCGGCGTGGCCACCCCCATGATCCCGCGCAACACCACCATCCCGACCAAGAAGACGGAGACCTTCTCCACCGCCGCCGATAACCAGAGCTCGGTGGAGATCCACGTGCTTCAGGGCGAGCGGCCGCTGGCCAAGGACAACCGCACGCTGGGCAAGTTCCACCTGACGGGAATCCCGCCGGCCCCGCGCGGGCTGCCGCAGATCGAAGTCACGTTCGACATCGATGCCAACGGCATCCTCAACGTGACTGCCAAGGACATGGCCACCAGCAAGGACCAGAAGATCACCATCACGTCGTCTTCCGGCCTGAGCAAGGAAGAAGTGGAGCGCATGGCCAAGGAAGCGGAAGCGCACGCCGGCGAAGACCGCGCCAAGCGCGAGGAGATCGAGGTCCGCAACCACCTCGACGCCCTGGTCTACAACGTGGAGCGCATGTTGAAGGAGCACGGCGACAAGATCTCCGGCTCGGAGAAGGAGAACGTAGAAGCGGCTCTAGCCGAGGCCAAGAAGGCGCTCGACGGAAGCGACCGAGCCGCTCTGGACGCGGCCAGCCAGCGGCTCACGCAGGCTTCGCACAAGCTGGCCGAGCAGATGTACAAGGCCGCCCAACCGCAGCCTGGCACGCAGCCCGGCGCGGAACCCGGGGCCACCAACGGCGCCGCCGGCAAGAAGGAGCAGGACGTCATCGACGCCGAGTACGTGGACGTGGAGGAAAAGAAGTAA
- the glmS gene encoding glutamine--fructose-6-phosphate transaminase (isomerizing), with product MCGIVGYVGKKRVVPVIIEGLKRLEYRGYDSAGIAVAGNGPGLEVRRAEGKLRNLEEAIRLKPLDGTYGIGHTRWATHGRPTEENAHPHRDCSGRIVVVHNGIIENYLSLKKKLIEEQHKFVTETDTEVIAHLVEKHMKAHNGHRPSFEEAVRKAVNELQGVFALAVITADEPNKIVAARNGPPAVIGLGKDEYFVASDVPAILYHTRDVFFLADGDLAVITPAGVQLSDFSGRPIVRQVQHITWDPIMAEKGGFKHFMLKEIYEQPRAVRDTTLGRVSLDTGKVFLEEMEITPAEFRAIQKVHIAACGTSWHAALAGKFMIERLARVPVEVDYASEYRYRDPLTGPETVTILITQSGETADTIAAQREAKAKGSKTLAICNVVGSMVTREAAGTIYTHAGPEIGVASTKAFTAQLAAMFLFAVYLAEVRGTVSTDQARALLTDLTRMPGKLESILARDEEIEDLAKEYMRAQDFLFLGRGVHYPIALEGALKLKEISYIHAEGYPAGEMKHGPNALIDEKLPVVIIATCDRNDPDSVLRYEKTMSNVKEVKARSGTVIAIATEGDEEIRESVDHAFYVPPAPELLSPILEVVPLQLLAYHIAVRRGCDVDQPRNLAKSVTVE from the coding sequence CGCCGTGGCCGGCAATGGACCGGGGCTGGAAGTGCGGCGCGCCGAAGGCAAGCTGCGGAACCTGGAAGAAGCCATACGCCTGAAGCCGCTGGACGGCACCTATGGCATCGGGCACACGCGCTGGGCTACGCACGGCCGCCCGACCGAAGAGAACGCCCATCCTCACCGCGATTGCTCGGGACGCATCGTCGTGGTGCACAACGGCATCATCGAAAATTACCTCTCGCTCAAGAAGAAGCTCATCGAGGAGCAGCACAAGTTCGTCACTGAGACCGATACCGAGGTCATCGCCCACCTGGTAGAGAAACACATGAAGGCGCACAACGGCCACCGGCCGTCGTTCGAGGAAGCCGTGCGCAAGGCGGTGAATGAGCTGCAGGGCGTATTCGCGCTGGCGGTCATCACGGCCGACGAGCCCAACAAGATCGTGGCCGCGCGCAACGGCCCGCCGGCAGTGATCGGGCTGGGCAAGGACGAGTACTTCGTGGCCTCGGACGTGCCCGCCATCCTCTATCACACACGCGACGTCTTCTTCCTCGCCGACGGCGACCTGGCGGTGATCACCCCGGCAGGCGTGCAGTTGAGCGACTTCTCCGGGCGGCCCATCGTGCGCCAGGTACAGCACATCACCTGGGACCCCATCATGGCGGAGAAGGGCGGCTTCAAGCACTTCATGCTCAAGGAGATCTACGAGCAGCCGCGGGCCGTGCGGGATACCACGCTGGGCCGTGTTTCCCTCGACACCGGCAAGGTGTTCCTGGAGGAGATGGAGATCACCCCGGCCGAGTTTCGGGCCATCCAGAAGGTGCATATCGCCGCCTGCGGAACGAGTTGGCACGCGGCGCTGGCCGGCAAGTTCATGATCGAGCGACTGGCCCGGGTCCCCGTGGAAGTGGACTACGCCAGCGAGTATCGCTACCGCGATCCGCTGACCGGCCCGGAGACGGTGACCATCCTCATTACGCAGTCGGGGGAGACGGCGGATACCATCGCCGCCCAGCGCGAAGCCAAGGCCAAAGGGTCGAAGACCCTGGCCATCTGCAATGTAGTGGGCTCCATGGTGACGCGCGAGGCTGCGGGAACCATTTACACCCACGCCGGGCCGGAGATCGGGGTGGCTTCCACCAAAGCGTTCACCGCACAACTGGCCGCGATGTTTCTGTTCGCCGTCTACCTGGCGGAGGTGCGAGGAACCGTTTCCACCGACCAGGCGCGTGCGCTGCTGACCGATCTCACGCGCATGCCCGGCAAGCTGGAGTCCATCCTGGCTCGCGACGAAGAAATCGAGGACCTCGCCAAAGAGTACATGCGGGCGCAGGACTTCCTCTTCCTGGGTCGTGGCGTGCACTACCCCATCGCCCTCGAGGGCGCGCTCAAGCTCAAGGAGATCTCGTACATCCATGCCGAGGGCTATCCGGCGGGCGAGATGAAGCACGGACCCAACGCGCTCATCGACGAGAAGCTGCCGGTGGTCATCATCGCGACCTGCGACCGCAACGATCCGGACTCCGTGCTGCGCTACGAGAAGACCATGTCCAACGTGAAAGAAGTGAAGGCGCGGTCGGGCACGGTGATCGCCATCGCCACCGAGGGCGATGAGGAGATCCGCGAGTCCGTGGACCACGCCTTCTACGTGCCGCCGGCGCCGGAACTGCTCTCGCCCATACTGGAAGTGGTACCGCTGCAGCTGCTGGCGTATCACATCGCGGTGCGCCGCGGATGCGACGTGGACCAGCCGCGGAACCTCGCCAAATCGGTGACGGTGGAGTAG